The Tamandua tetradactyla isolate mTamTet1 chromosome 13, mTamTet1.pri, whole genome shotgun sequence genome segment GAGAGGAAAGCCCTCTGTGCTCAGAAAATCCAAGTCCCCCAGTGGGCCTGGAGCTTCCCATGAGTCTGGAAAGGGCTGAGGATGACCAAAGTATTAGTACTGAGGCCAAGACTGAAGTCTCTCTGGAGCTAGATACAGGCTCACCATTAAGGGAAGGCAACCTTTTTACTAATGAAAATCCCGGTGAAATTAAGGAAAGTGAGGCAACAGGTGATATAGGGAAATTAGAGGGAGAGAACAATGATGTAAAACCTTCTTCAGAAAAAGATATGTGTGATCAAAACATTGAATCTCCTGAAGAGAatctggagaagaagaaaaaaagtaaaaaattcccTGAGGCATCAGATAGGTGCCTAAGAAGTCAACTTTCAGATCCATCTTCTGCTGATAGGTACCTAAGAAACCAAATTTTAGATTCTTCTGTTTGTTCTGAGACCAAGGTCTCTAAAAATGCTGATGCaaaacattctgaaaaagaagGGTACCTTGGTGGGATAGCACCTGAGAACTTTTCAAGTGAAAGTTTCCATGCAGAAGCTCTAGACGACACTGAAAACCCAAATGTCGATGCAAATCCCTCTGAGAAAGATTCTGAGCAGGAGGCTGAAGGAGATGGGGTCATCACCAGGCAGACTTGTAAAAACATGCTGGCAAAAGAAGTCaaggggaaagaaggagagaTTTTCCCCAGCAATAATCCTGTAACTGCAGTTGGCCAGCCCCCCATTGGAGAAAGACTGGAAATTTGTGTTCAGTCTAAATTAGGTATGAAAAATGCTCCTATCCCCTCAGAAAGTATTCCTGGTAAGAGAGACCCAGAACAATCAAAAGAGAAGCCAGGTCATATTTCTGCACAGTATGTGGAGGATGTTGTACATGAGGTAGGCAGTGAAAACACCCTGCCTGAAGATAATGATAATGAGCCACCATCAACCTCACTTGAATTTTCAAGTAGTGGAACTAGTGATGCTGCTGGACCGCAGAAATTGATACCAAGGCCTAAAAGGTTAACTTCTTCAACCTACAACCTAAGACATGCTCATTGCCTGGACTCCTTGGATACTTCAAAACTGACTTCAGAAAAGGGAGCTGCACAAGTAGACCCAAttccaaaagaaaatgaagcttcAGAGAATAGAGATCCTTTAGATGAGAATGATATGAACATGGTGGTAGATGACCAACCAAAGTTTGTGGAATGGTGTGCTGAGGAGGAGAACCAAGAGCTTATTGCCAACTTTAATGCTCAATACATGAAAGTCCAGAAAGGCTGGATCCAGTTGGAGAAGGAAGTACAGCCAACACCAAGAGCAAGGAACAAGTCAGATAAActaaaggaaatttggaaaagcAAGAAAAGGTCTCGAAAATGCAGAGGTTCGTTGGAGGTTCAAAAGTTTTCCCCTGTTCAGATGCTGTTTATGACAAGTTTTAAATTATCTAATGTTTGTAAATGGTTCTTAGAGACAACTGAAACACGGTCTCTTGTCATTGTGAAAAAGCTCAATACTCGTCTTCCGGGAGATATCCCCCCTGTCAAGCATCCTCTTCAGAAATACTCTCCTTCCAGTCTGTATCCCAGTTCACTACAGGCTGAACGCTTGAAAAAACACTTAAAGAAATTTCCTGGAGCTACTCCTGTTAGGAACAATTGGAAAACACAGAAGCTTTGGGCTAAATTTCGAGAGAATCCTGACCAAGTAGAACCAGAGGATGGCAGTGATGTCAGCCTTAGCCCAAACTCTGAAGAGAGCATAGAGGAAGTCAAGGAAGACAGAAATAGCCATCCTCCCACAAACTTGCCTACTCCCGCCAGTACCCGGATCCTTAGAAAATATTCCAATATTCGAGGAAAGCTCAGAGCCCAACAGCGTTTGATCAAGAATGAGAAAGCGGAAAGCCCGTTTGGTCTGGCAGTGGAAAGCAGACAGAGTCGTAAGAGTGTGTGCATCAACCCTCTGATGTCTCCCAAGCTTGCCCTGCGGGTGGGTACAGATGGATTTCCTGTTAAGCCCAAGAATACTGAGGGAATGAAGGGAAAGAAAGTGAAGCAGGTATCTGAAATCTTGCCTAAAGCAGAAGTTCAAAATAAAcgaaagaaaacagaaagcagcAGCACTCAGGACAGGTCTTTTCTCTCTAGTAAGGACAAGGGGCTGGTGGTGAAAGCcagcaaagaaaaacattttggtgGATCCACCAAAACCCCTGCTGCCAAGAAGCCAGCTGCAAGGGACAAAATTAGCCAGCTGCCCAAAAAGATTTCTTTGaaagagaacaaaatgaaaatcccTAAAAAGTCCCCTGGGAAGAGCTGCCCTCCctccaggaaagaaaaagagaatgcaaaCAAAAAACCTACCCAGCCAACCACCTCAGAAACACTGACTAAACCTGCAAAGCAAAAGGGGGCAGGTGAATCCTCTTCAAGGCCACAGAAAGCCACAAATAGGAAGCAGATCAGTGGAAAGACTCGCTCCAGACCCTTGACAAAAAGCCAAGTGAACAGTGCAGCCCAGAGAAAGCGAAAGCTGAAGGCAAAGCTAGACTCTTCCCACAGCAAACGAAGACGGCTGGATGCAAAGTGATTTGAAAGATGGTAACCAAGAGTAAAACTGTTTTATAGAAGTAACCCTTTATTTTGCATTAACTAAATCTGCTTTTATAAGCTTATCAAGCCTTTCAAATCTGCGGTTAATGGAGAACACCACAATTTGAGGTGTCAGAAAACATCTCAGATAGAGAAGGGAACTTGCAGAGTCTTTCTCTGAGGCCGAGTAAGGGAAgttatatattatattctggTTGTTCCTTGGGTTTTAAACTTGGAACGAAGcagttttggtttttaaaagtacagtgccttatttatcctttttgtttttaaatttacaaaagcTAAAAAGCTGATCTATGTGATTAAAGGCTTGTATTTTATACTTGATGCACAAGCACTTGTACTGTAGCCGAGAAGACCACCATCATGCACATAAAAGTAGCTTTTCAGCAGCCACCCTGCAGCATCTCTATATGAACGATGCTACTCTTTGCAAACCCCAACAGTGAACTTCCCTCTCTGTCCTATTTGTTTGTTTAAGTGATATTTGAAAGCTAAACCAAATCATTTTTATGGCATGTGGAGAAAGCTGAGGGAAATTTAGAGTTATTATGAAAGATTAGTATTTgttgcccctttttaaaaaatcttattgaTTGTTCGTCACTCCTCTCACCTTTGACCTTTTGAAATTTGAGAACATGTATTCTAAAGTATTTGCCCATGGGACAACACGTGCGTCACCAGGTGTTAATATTTGCTTATAACCTTTAAATATTATTTGCGTCCCCAGACTATATTTCTCATTTTTGGCGTCCTTTTCAAATTTTGGCCTTTCAAGCTCCCTAGCATTCTAACCAAGTTATCATTCTACTTCGGAAGAAAATTGCaggatttctttttcatcttgtaGCTGTAATTTAACAATTATGATGAGAGTGactgttctcattttctttcagagTACTTCCATAGTCAAAGAAGCCAAAATGTTATTTCCAGTAATAGAAAGGTTTGAGTGTGCATGTGCATTGGGGTGCATTTGCATGTGGTTATCAGTGACAAATATTTCCCCATCCCACTTTTACTGGAAAATCTTTCTTTCCCATACAGTGTGCAAGGGTGCTCATGAGCTGGATAATTAGCAAAGGCCAGATGGTTTAGTATGGCCCATGTCTCTATGAACATCCCCATTACTACTTTGGTACCAGAACCAGAAAGATCTAAACAGTACAGAGTTAGGTAAAGGTCAAGGCAACCTTGCAGTTTGAGGAAAGAGCTCCCAACATCTCATTTAGAATCCACACAAGACCCTCCATTCAGAGCTGATGTTCAGGTGATATGCTCCAATGTGGGTGTATTTTTTAAGAGGGGGTGTCCATTTTGATTGGTTAGCACCATACTGGTTCCTGCCCGCTTCATGTCAGGCTCTGATCCAGGGTTCAGAAGTAAGAGCTGTAATATTTGTaaacaattttgttttcctttcccaaGTAAATCCTAAGCTCACTGGCTTTAATTCGGTGCCTGTAACATGACTTGTTATAACGCAGCGTGTACTCAACATTCCCATTGGGCTGTTCCAGAAAAAGGCTTGGTTGTTAAGCTTCGACCAGCTTTTGTAAAGTGCTCTGTCACCAAAATATGCTTGTGTGGACAGCTGCTGCTCTGtccattttattataaattttttattttaggtttttcagATCTTTTTAGATAAACCCAgatggagtttttcttttattgcattaGTTTATTCAAATCATGATATAACAGGTCTTCTACCCATTATGTTAAGGGTTTGCTGTATATAATGAAAACTTCTGATGTTTGAATATAACTGGAGAAAAGCATTTGATTGATGGAAAATTGAGAATTATCTTGAATTCTAGAGATAGTGAAGCTTACATGTGGACATTTATAAACAaagccctgatttttttttatgtttcctcTATCTcatgagtttctttttctttttaatatcttttacttTAGCCATGCAAAAGCTACCTATATTAATGAAACTGCTGAGTGTGTATGTTGGCAACCCTTTCTCAGCATTAAGTTGCACAGAAGCATTAATATGTCTCAAGTGGGTTCATTTAATCTAAAAATATAtggttttaaagtttaaaaaaattcttttcatataGTTGTCACTGGATGTTGTTTTTGTGGTGACTTACACAGCTGATGTTTACCAGTGTCAGGTGTGCTGATTTCTGTAACTAAGGTTGAGGAGCCCTCTTGTTTGGGTGCTTGGATTAGATGAAGGAGAGGTGTGAAGCAGTAAATGGGTGGAACTTTTCCAGTTCCAGGTTTCTAATTCATTCCACTACTTTTTCTaagttcatttcattttttttttccaaattgagGAACATTTTATAGAATAACTGGTCtctattcttcaaaaatgtcaatatcatgaaagacaaaaaaagaaaaaaagctgaggaactattccagattaaaagagactaaagagatatgACTAAATGCAACTGCATGATCCTgagttcatttcatttttaaaagcttactTAAAGATAACAAGTCTTTCCCATTCTAGGCTGCATTTAAGAACGGTGTcgtgtgtatatttattttatacatcataCAATTCAATGGGTCATCTTTAAAATCAACTTATATGTTAATGACTACATTTAAATAGACTGGGATTCTACATGATTAAGACactgaaaatttagaattgtttttatatcatttttgctAATTCAGTTTATTTTGCtaatagaagaaagagaaaaaaagaaagaaaaacttaaggCCTGTTCTGGATGGCCCTTTTATACCTAAAGCAGCAGATGCTGACAGATCTTTCTCCCAGACACCTCCAGGCCCAGGCTTGGTGTTGACTCAACTCTccccttcttttctctcccttgCAGAAACCTTCTTATAGCCATCTTCATAGTATGGCTTGCCAATAGACACAAAGgaaatctctccctcacttcaaATTCCAGGTCAGAAAAGAATTCTGCTCCCAGGTCTATACACTGTGAACTGACTGTCCCAGTGTTAGAGCTGAAGTTGATGGCCAGACTGGTCTCCCTTCCGAGCTTCTGGTAGACACCTGAGGAGCAATCACTAAAGCCCTGCCGTTGCTCCCCCAGAGCTGGATCCTCTTCAGAAGACCCATTTTCTATCCTATAAAGTTCCCTGGCAATGAAGGACAATAGGAAGACTGCTCCCTCAGTCTGGGGTTCAGGGCCTGACAACTAGCACTTTCTTGGACATGTAGCAATCTTCTGCTCTTGAGGCTTCCTACATAGGAGTGTTATTAGTGTCTGTTGATCAGCAGTCACTGGTCCTTTGAGCTCCTTGGCTAGCTATTGTGTCTGTATTTCATTAAAGACTTCTACACAAGCCTTATCTACAAACAAAAAACTTAGGCCAAGGGTTTCTTACTTCATTATCCACAGAATAGTATGGATAGAAGAGGCGCAACTCAGTCCTCCCTTTACCTATGTGGTGCTTTCTAATGGGAACCTCACCCACTCCCTAGGCGAATTATTCACTGTTCCAGTAGGTCATCAGTAAAAGGCATCCCTTCAAGTTACTTTGAATTGATGTTCGACCTCTTTCCTGCCTTGTGATGGATTTCGTGCTGAGGGCTGAAGCTGTcactctcatttatggacaacgTTCCTATTGATGAGTGGACCTAAGAGCAAAGGAGAGCATTCCACGTGACACAAGCAAACAATGCTGTAGTGGCATCATAAGCAAATCTGATGTCTTCATAAAACATCTGGGACTGGGCTGGCTAGGTCCTTGGGAAAATCCCAAGGTGCTGGCCAGTAGCCCAGGTTGCCACACCTGCTGCTTTTGGTTTTAGGTCATCTTAGAATGATCTATTAGAGTCTTCAAACTGTGGGCTTAGATGcttgtttctgtaaataaaattttattgggacATAGCCACACCCATTCGTTCACATTCTATCTATAGGGCTGCTTTTGAATTACAGCAGCAGAGTCGTGTAGTTGCAATAGAGACCACATgtcccacaaaacctaaaatatttactatctggaccTTTAAGAAAAAATTTGTTTACCCCCTGCTtgagaaaataattctatttcagtaaaaaaaatcttctctgatttatcttctctttatcttctgcttcttttcctctctgtccttgtctttccttctccttccttcttatctcagttttgttccttctttacatttctttatttttccttgctACAAAGGAGGCATGTT includes the following:
- the LCOR gene encoding ligand-dependent corepressor isoform X2 codes for the protein MARVCRRQQCSVERRGFRQELDSWRHKLIHCVGFESILEGLFGPGLLKDLSLFKDFEPENISDWTFDENCLFCCLRRDKVKGHLVGLDEPASGAGQEALLKQEQAKIIRFERQAEEFLNAVFYRKDSPWVSDPNIPLVAREIMQRMIQQFAAEYTSKNSSTQDPSQPNSTKNQSLPKASPVTTSPTAATTQNPVLSKLLMADQDSPLDLTVRKSQSEPSEQDGVLDLSTKKSSCAGSTSLSHSPGCSSTQGNGENSTEAIAVESNNQSKSPLEKFMVKLCTHHQKQFIRVLNDLYTEAQPDTKDLQPSDSGAMDASTCSVSCARLSTKHKEKEVVCLEMKSPTSVDLFIDPSGSHSSLHLTEQTLPPPETNSVDGRGNVLTIAQKHSSELSTTKPNSVSSTNSPTLGYLTASNSSSLNFHHISKSLEEQTTEQEKDTNVRICEDNKDHMQSPALVESLIAVKVTAENSEEGTSCIVSQINSFKALSEEAWDSGFVGNSTRTADKENSLQCSSKTPLCHDLEADERDARPKQENHLHSLGRNKMGYHLHPSDKDQFDHSKDGWLVPSPMSAVHKTSNGHSRTKMLSNSIKTARKSKRASGLRINDYDNQCDVVYISQPITECQFENQRSILSSRKTARKSTRGYFFNGDCCELPTVRTLARSVYSQEKASCSAPASEAVITPKQTPTISASRPTVDVQLPREDDPEECRKEITTFKEGSNDASSEKESQEPKACPMMNEPNQSRSPRSGETTASSLGWPLPAHLPEKDMPEDSSMVSASTATILSSCEQDQQPVELLDTEEKSVPQDYILGPSTERISERGSKDVFRPHSSPETVNREESPLCSENPSPPVGLELPMSLERAEDDQSISTEAKTEVSLELDTGSPLREGNLFTNENPGEIKESEATGDIGKLEGENNDVKPSSEKDMCDQNIESPEENLEKKKKSKKFPEASDRCLRSQLSDPSSADRYLRNQILDSSVCSETKVSKNADAKHSEKEGYLGGIAPENFSSESFHAEALDDTENPNVDANPSEKDSEQEAEGDGVITRQTCKNMLAKEVKGKEGEIFPSNNPVTAVGQPPIGERLEICVQSKLGMKNAPIPSESIPGKRDPEQSKEKPGHISAQYVEDVVHEVGSENTLPEDNDNEPPSTSLEFSSSGTSDAAGPQKLIPRPKRLTSSTYNLRHAHCLDSLDTSKLTSEKGAAQVDPIPKENEASENRDPLDENDMNMVVDDQPKFVEWCAEEENQELIANFNAQYMKVQKGWIQLEKEVQPTPRARNKSDKLKEIWKSKKRSRKCRGSLEVQKFSPVQMLFMTSFKLSNVCKWFLETTETRSLVIVKKLNTRLPGDIPPVKHPLQKYSPSSLYPSSLQAERLKKHLKKFPGATPVRNNWKTQKLWAKFRENPDQVEPEDGSDVSLSPNSEESIEEVKEDRNSHPPTNLPTPASTRILRKYSNIRGKLRAQQRLIKNEKAESPFGLAVESRQSRKSVCINPLMSPKLALRVGTDGFPVKPKNTEGMKGKKVKQVSEILPKAEVQNKRKKTESSSTQDRSFLSSKDKGLVVKASKEKHFGGSTKTPAAKKPAARDKISQLPKKISLKENKMKIPKKSPGKSCPPSRKEKENANKKPTQPTTSETLTKPAKQKGAGESSSRPQKATNRKQISGKTRSRPLTKSQVNSAAQRKRKLKAKLDSSHSKRRRLDAK
- the LCOR gene encoding ligand-dependent corepressor isoform X5 yields the protein MQRMIQQFAAEYTSKNSSTQDPSQPNSTKNQSLPKASPVTTSPTAATTQNPVLSKLLMADQDSPLDLTVRKSQSEPSEQDGVLDLSTKKSSCAGSTSLSHSPGCSSTQGNGENSTEAIAVESNNQSKSPLEKFMVKLCTHHQKQFIRVLNDLYTEAQPDTKDLQPSDSGAMDASTCSVSCARLSTKHKEKEVVCLEMKSPTSVDLFIDPSGSHSSLHLTEQTLPPPETNSVDGRGNVLTIAQKHSSELSTTKPNSVSSTNSPTLGYLTASNSSSLNFHHISKSLEEQTTEQEKDTNVRICEDNKDHMQSPALVESLIAVKVTAENSEEGTSCIVSQINSFKALSEEAWDSGFVGNSTRTADKENSLQCSSKTPLCHDLEADERDARPKQENHLHSLGRNKMGYHLHPSDKDQFDHSKDGWLVPSPMSAVHKTSNGHSRTKMLSNSIKTARKSKRASGLRINDYDNQCDVVYISQPITECQFENQRSILSSRKTARKSTRGYFFNGDCCELPTVRTLARSVYSQEKASCSAPASEAVITPKQTPTISASRPTVDVQLPREDDPEECRKEITTFKEGSNDASSEKESQEPKACPMMNEPNQSRSPRSGETTASSLGWPLPAHLPEKDMPEDSSMVSASTATILSSCEQDQQPVELLDTEEKSVPQDYILGPSTERISERGSKDVFRPHSSPETVNREESPLCSENPSPPVGLELPMSLERAEDDQSISTEAKTEVSLELDTGSPLREGNLFTNENPGEIKESEATGDIGKLEGENNDVKPSSEKDMCDQNIESPEENLEKKKKSKKFPEASDRCLRSQLSDPSSADRYLRNQILDSSVCSETKVSKNADAKHSEKEGYLGGIAPENFSSESFHAEALDDTENPNVDANPSEKDSEQEAEGDGVITRQTCKNMLAKEVKGKEGEIFPSNNPVTAVGQPPIGERLEICVQSKLGMKNAPIPSESIPGKRDPEQSKEKPGHISAQYVEDVVHEVGSENTLPEDNDNEPPSTSLEFSSSGTSDAAGPQKLIPRPKRLTSSTYNLRHAHCLDSLDTSKLTSEKGAAQVDPIPKENEASENRDPLDENDMNMVVDDQPKFVEWCAEEENQELIANFNAQYMKVQKGWIQLEKEVQPTPRARNKSDKLKEIWKSKKRSRKCRGSLEVQKFSPVQMLFMTSFKLSNVCKWFLETTETRSLVIVKKLNTRLPGDIPPVKHPLQKYSPSSLYPSSLQAERLKKHLKKFPGATPVRNNWKTQKLWAKFRENPDQVEPEDGSDVSLSPNSEESIEEVKEDRNSHPPTNLPTPASTRILRKYSNIRGKLRAQQRLIKNEKAESPFGLAVESRQSRKSVCINPLMSPKLALRVGTDGFPVKPKNTEGMKGKKVKQVSEILPKAEVQNKRKKTESSSTQDRSFLSSKDKGLVVKASKEKHFGGSTKTPAAKKPAARDKISQLPKKISLKENKMKIPKKSPGKSCPPSRKEKENANKKPTQPTTSETLTKPAKQKGAGESSSRPQKATNRKQISGKTRSRPLTKSQVNSAAQRKRKLKAKLDSSHSKRRRLDAK
- the LCOR gene encoding ligand-dependent corepressor isoform X1, producing MARVCRRQQCSVERRGFRQELDSWRHKLIHCVGFESILEGLFGPGLLKDLSLFKDFEPENISDWTFDENCLFCCLRRDKVKLSVQDGSFQDFPGHLVGLDEPASGAGQEALLKQEQAKIIRFERQAEEFLNAVFYRKDSPWVSDPNIPLVAREIMQRMIQQFAAEYTSKNSSTQDPSQPNSTKNQSLPKASPVTTSPTAATTQNPVLSKLLMADQDSPLDLTVRKSQSEPSEQDGVLDLSTKKSSCAGSTSLSHSPGCSSTQGNGENSTEAIAVESNNQSKSPLEKFMVKLCTHHQKQFIRVLNDLYTEAQPDTKDLQPSDSGAMDASTCSVSCARLSTKHKEKEVVCLEMKSPTSVDLFIDPSGSHSSLHLTEQTLPPPETNSVDGRGNVLTIAQKHSSELSTTKPNSVSSTNSPTLGYLTASNSSSLNFHHISKSLEEQTTEQEKDTNVRICEDNKDHMQSPALVESLIAVKVTAENSEEGTSCIVSQINSFKALSEEAWDSGFVGNSTRTADKENSLQCSSKTPLCHDLEADERDARPKQENHLHSLGRNKMGYHLHPSDKDQFDHSKDGWLVPSPMSAVHKTSNGHSRTKMLSNSIKTARKSKRASGLRINDYDNQCDVVYISQPITECQFENQRSILSSRKTARKSTRGYFFNGDCCELPTVRTLARSVYSQEKASCSAPASEAVITPKQTPTISASRPTVDVQLPREDDPEECRKEITTFKEGSNDASSEKESQEPKACPMMNEPNQSRSPRSGETTASSLGWPLPAHLPEKDMPEDSSMVSASTATILSSCEQDQQPVELLDTEEKSVPQDYILGPSTERISERGSKDVFRPHSSPETVNREESPLCSENPSPPVGLELPMSLERAEDDQSISTEAKTEVSLELDTGSPLREGNLFTNENPGEIKESEATGDIGKLEGENNDVKPSSEKDMCDQNIESPEENLEKKKKSKKFPEASDRCLRSQLSDPSSADRYLRNQILDSSVCSETKVSKNADAKHSEKEGYLGGIAPENFSSESFHAEALDDTENPNVDANPSEKDSEQEAEGDGVITRQTCKNMLAKEVKGKEGEIFPSNNPVTAVGQPPIGERLEICVQSKLGMKNAPIPSESIPGKRDPEQSKEKPGHISAQYVEDVVHEVGSENTLPEDNDNEPPSTSLEFSSSGTSDAAGPQKLIPRPKRLTSSTYNLRHAHCLDSLDTSKLTSEKGAAQVDPIPKENEASENRDPLDENDMNMVVDDQPKFVEWCAEEENQELIANFNAQYMKVQKGWIQLEKEVQPTPRARNKSDKLKEIWKSKKRSRKCRGSLEVQKFSPVQMLFMTSFKLSNVCKWFLETTETRSLVIVKKLNTRLPGDIPPVKHPLQKYSPSSLYPSSLQAERLKKHLKKFPGATPVRNNWKTQKLWAKFRENPDQVEPEDGSDVSLSPNSEESIEEVKEDRNSHPPTNLPTPASTRILRKYSNIRGKLRAQQRLIKNEKAESPFGLAVESRQSRKSVCINPLMSPKLALRVGTDGFPVKPKNTEGMKGKKVKQVSEILPKAEVQNKRKKTESSSTQDRSFLSSKDKGLVVKASKEKHFGGSTKTPAAKKPAARDKISQLPKKISLKENKMKIPKKSPGKSCPPSRKEKENANKKPTQPTTSETLTKPAKQKGAGESSSRPQKATNRKQISGKTRSRPLTKSQVNSAAQRKRKLKAKLDSSHSKRRRLDAK
- the LCOR gene encoding ligand-dependent corepressor isoform X3, which gives rise to MARVCRRQQCSVERRGFRQELDSWRHKLIHCVDFEPENISDWTFDENCLFCCLRRDKVKLSVQDGSFQDFPGHLVGLDEPASGAGQEALLKQEQAKIIRFERQAEEFLNAVFYRKDSPWVSDPNIPLVAREIMQRMIQQFAAEYTSKNSSTQDPSQPNSTKNQSLPKASPVTTSPTAATTQNPVLSKLLMADQDSPLDLTVRKSQSEPSEQDGVLDLSTKKSSCAGSTSLSHSPGCSSTQGNGENSTEAIAVESNNQSKSPLEKFMVKLCTHHQKQFIRVLNDLYTEAQPDTKDLQPSDSGAMDASTCSVSCARLSTKHKEKEVVCLEMKSPTSVDLFIDPSGSHSSLHLTEQTLPPPETNSVDGRGNVLTIAQKHSSELSTTKPNSVSSTNSPTLGYLTASNSSSLNFHHISKSLEEQTTEQEKDTNVRICEDNKDHMQSPALVESLIAVKVTAENSEEGTSCIVSQINSFKALSEEAWDSGFVGNSTRTADKENSLQCSSKTPLCHDLEADERDARPKQENHLHSLGRNKMGYHLHPSDKDQFDHSKDGWLVPSPMSAVHKTSNGHSRTKMLSNSIKTARKSKRASGLRINDYDNQCDVVYISQPITECQFENQRSILSSRKTARKSTRGYFFNGDCCELPTVRTLARSVYSQEKASCSAPASEAVITPKQTPTISASRPTVDVQLPREDDPEECRKEITTFKEGSNDASSEKESQEPKACPMMNEPNQSRSPRSGETTASSLGWPLPAHLPEKDMPEDSSMVSASTATILSSCEQDQQPVELLDTEEKSVPQDYILGPSTERISERGSKDVFRPHSSPETVNREESPLCSENPSPPVGLELPMSLERAEDDQSISTEAKTEVSLELDTGSPLREGNLFTNENPGEIKESEATGDIGKLEGENNDVKPSSEKDMCDQNIESPEENLEKKKKSKKFPEASDRCLRSQLSDPSSADRYLRNQILDSSVCSETKVSKNADAKHSEKEGYLGGIAPENFSSESFHAEALDDTENPNVDANPSEKDSEQEAEGDGVITRQTCKNMLAKEVKGKEGEIFPSNNPVTAVGQPPIGERLEICVQSKLGMKNAPIPSESIPGKRDPEQSKEKPGHISAQYVEDVVHEVGSENTLPEDNDNEPPSTSLEFSSSGTSDAAGPQKLIPRPKRLTSSTYNLRHAHCLDSLDTSKLTSEKGAAQVDPIPKENEASENRDPLDENDMNMVVDDQPKFVEWCAEEENQELIANFNAQYMKVQKGWIQLEKEVQPTPRARNKSDKLKEIWKSKKRSRKCRGSLEVQKFSPVQMLFMTSFKLSNVCKWFLETTETRSLVIVKKLNTRLPGDIPPVKHPLQKYSPSSLYPSSLQAERLKKHLKKFPGATPVRNNWKTQKLWAKFRENPDQVEPEDGSDVSLSPNSEESIEEVKEDRNSHPPTNLPTPASTRILRKYSNIRGKLRAQQRLIKNEKAESPFGLAVESRQSRKSVCINPLMSPKLALRVGTDGFPVKPKNTEGMKGKKVKQVSEILPKAEVQNKRKKTESSSTQDRSFLSSKDKGLVVKASKEKHFGGSTKTPAAKKPAARDKISQLPKKISLKENKMKIPKKSPGKSCPPSRKEKENANKKPTQPTTSETLTKPAKQKGAGESSSRPQKATNRKQISGKTRSRPLTKSQVNSAAQRKRKLKAKLDSSHSKRRRLDAK
- the LCOR gene encoding ligand-dependent corepressor isoform X4 → MARVCRRQQCSVERRGFRQELDSWRHKLIHCVDFEPENISDWTFDENCLFCCLRRDKVKGHLVGLDEPASGAGQEALLKQEQAKIIRFERQAEEFLNAVFYRKDSPWVSDPNIPLVAREIMQRMIQQFAAEYTSKNSSTQDPSQPNSTKNQSLPKASPVTTSPTAATTQNPVLSKLLMADQDSPLDLTVRKSQSEPSEQDGVLDLSTKKSSCAGSTSLSHSPGCSSTQGNGENSTEAIAVESNNQSKSPLEKFMVKLCTHHQKQFIRVLNDLYTEAQPDTKDLQPSDSGAMDASTCSVSCARLSTKHKEKEVVCLEMKSPTSVDLFIDPSGSHSSLHLTEQTLPPPETNSVDGRGNVLTIAQKHSSELSTTKPNSVSSTNSPTLGYLTASNSSSLNFHHISKSLEEQTTEQEKDTNVRICEDNKDHMQSPALVESLIAVKVTAENSEEGTSCIVSQINSFKALSEEAWDSGFVGNSTRTADKENSLQCSSKTPLCHDLEADERDARPKQENHLHSLGRNKMGYHLHPSDKDQFDHSKDGWLVPSPMSAVHKTSNGHSRTKMLSNSIKTARKSKRASGLRINDYDNQCDVVYISQPITECQFENQRSILSSRKTARKSTRGYFFNGDCCELPTVRTLARSVYSQEKASCSAPASEAVITPKQTPTISASRPTVDVQLPREDDPEECRKEITTFKEGSNDASSEKESQEPKACPMMNEPNQSRSPRSGETTASSLGWPLPAHLPEKDMPEDSSMVSASTATILSSCEQDQQPVELLDTEEKSVPQDYILGPSTERISERGSKDVFRPHSSPETVNREESPLCSENPSPPVGLELPMSLERAEDDQSISTEAKTEVSLELDTGSPLREGNLFTNENPGEIKESEATGDIGKLEGENNDVKPSSEKDMCDQNIESPEENLEKKKKSKKFPEASDRCLRSQLSDPSSADRYLRNQILDSSVCSETKVSKNADAKHSEKEGYLGGIAPENFSSESFHAEALDDTENPNVDANPSEKDSEQEAEGDGVITRQTCKNMLAKEVKGKEGEIFPSNNPVTAVGQPPIGERLEICVQSKLGMKNAPIPSESIPGKRDPEQSKEKPGHISAQYVEDVVHEVGSENTLPEDNDNEPPSTSLEFSSSGTSDAAGPQKLIPRPKRLTSSTYNLRHAHCLDSLDTSKLTSEKGAAQVDPIPKENEASENRDPLDENDMNMVVDDQPKFVEWCAEEENQELIANFNAQYMKVQKGWIQLEKEVQPTPRARNKSDKLKEIWKSKKRSRKCRGSLEVQKFSPVQMLFMTSFKLSNVCKWFLETTETRSLVIVKKLNTRLPGDIPPVKHPLQKYSPSSLYPSSLQAERLKKHLKKFPGATPVRNNWKTQKLWAKFRENPDQVEPEDGSDVSLSPNSEESIEEVKEDRNSHPPTNLPTPASTRILRKYSNIRGKLRAQQRLIKNEKAESPFGLAVESRQSRKSVCINPLMSPKLALRVGTDGFPVKPKNTEGMKGKKVKQVSEILPKAEVQNKRKKTESSSTQDRSFLSSKDKGLVVKASKEKHFGGSTKTPAAKKPAARDKISQLPKKISLKENKMKIPKKSPGKSCPPSRKEKENANKKPTQPTTSETLTKPAKQKGAGESSSRPQKATNRKQISGKTRSRPLTKSQVNSAAQRKRKLKAKLDSSHSKRRRLDAK